The following proteins come from a genomic window of Streptomyces sp. Sge12:
- the cobA gene encoding uroporphyrinogen-III C-methyltransferase, which translates to MADTPAYPVGLRLAGRRVVVIGGGQVAQRRLPALVAAGADVLLVSPSATPSVDAMAETGEIRWERRRYRDGDLADAWYALIATQHRDVNEQASAEAERERVWCVRADDASAATAWTPATGRIEGVTVAVLTGNDPRRSAAVRDAVIEGLRDGTLAAPAHRHKATPGVALVGGGPGDPDLITVRGRRLLAEADVVIADRLGPRDLLDELPPHVEVIDAAKIPYGRFMAQEAINNALIEHAKAGKAVVRLKGGDPYVFGRGMEELQALAEAGISCTVVPGISSSISVPGAAGIPVTHRGVAHEFTVVSGHVGPDDPRSLVDWASLAKLTGTLVILMGVDKIGLIAEALVRHGRPAQTPVAVIQEGTTATQRRVDATLATVGERVRAEEVRPPAVIVIGEVVRVGTTDVPTTSA; encoded by the coding sequence CCCCGTAGGCCTCCGCCTCGCCGGCCGCCGCGTCGTCGTCATCGGCGGTGGCCAGGTCGCCCAGCGCCGTCTCCCCGCGCTCGTCGCGGCCGGCGCCGACGTCCTGCTCGTCTCGCCCTCCGCCACCCCCTCCGTGGACGCCATGGCCGAGACCGGCGAGATCCGCTGGGAGCGCCGCCGCTACCGGGACGGGGACCTCGCCGACGCCTGGTACGCCCTGATCGCCACGCAGCACCGTGACGTCAACGAGCAGGCCTCCGCCGAGGCCGAGCGCGAGCGCGTCTGGTGCGTCCGCGCCGACGACGCCTCCGCCGCCACCGCGTGGACCCCGGCGACCGGCCGCATCGAGGGCGTCACCGTCGCCGTGCTGACCGGCAACGACCCGCGCCGCTCCGCCGCCGTCCGCGACGCCGTGATCGAGGGCCTGCGCGACGGCACCCTCGCCGCTCCCGCGCACCGGCACAAGGCCACCCCCGGCGTCGCCCTCGTCGGCGGCGGCCCGGGCGACCCGGACCTGATCACCGTGCGCGGCCGCCGTCTGCTCGCCGAGGCCGATGTGGTCATCGCCGACCGGCTCGGCCCCCGGGACCTGCTCGACGAACTCCCCCCGCACGTCGAGGTCATCGACGCCGCGAAGATCCCGTACGGCCGGTTCATGGCCCAGGAGGCCATCAACAACGCCCTGATCGAGCACGCCAAGGCCGGCAAGGCCGTGGTCCGGCTCAAGGGCGGCGACCCGTACGTCTTCGGCCGCGGCATGGAGGAGCTCCAGGCCCTCGCCGAGGCCGGCATCTCCTGCACCGTCGTCCCCGGCATCTCCAGCTCCATCTCGGTGCCCGGCGCCGCCGGCATTCCCGTCACCCACCGCGGCGTGGCGCACGAGTTCACCGTGGTCAGCGGCCACGTCGGCCCCGACGACCCGCGCTCGCTCGTGGACTGGGCCTCCCTCGCCAAGCTCACCGGAACCCTGGTGATCCTCATGGGCGTCGACAAGATCGGCCTCATCGCCGAGGCGCTGGTGCGCCACGGCCGCCCCGCGCAGACCCCCGTCGCGGTGATCCAGGAAGGCACCACCGCCACCCAGCGCCGGGTGGACGCCACCCTGGCCACGGTCGGGGAGAGGGTGCGCGCCGAGGAGGTCCGCCCGCCCGCCGTCATCGTCATCGGCGAGGTCGTCCGCGTCGGAACCACGGACGTTCCCACCACCAGCGCCTGA